The genomic DNA CGCCGTCGTGCCACATGCGCACACCGTCGTTCTCGAACACGGTCGTGCCCTGGTCGAACGACTCGCCAAGCACCGGATCCGGGAAACGCTGGCGTCCGTAGACGGCGAGCGTCGAACGTGGCACCACCGCGTCCCGGCCCGGGCTGTAGCTGCCCTCGGCCGAATGCACGCCTTCGCGCCCGTCCAGCACCCACGCCGGCAGCGGGGCATCACTCATGGCCCTGCCGGCGGCGATGTCGTCGGCGATCCACTGCGCGACCTGCGTCCAACCCGCGGCCTGCCAGGTCTCGAACGGCCCGAGCGACCAGCCGTAGCCCCAGCGGATCGCCAGGTCGACGTCACGCGCGGTCTCGGCAATATCGGCCAGGTGGTAGGCGCTGTAGTGGAACAGGTCGCGGAACACCGCCCACAGGAAGCGCGCCTGCGGGTGCTGGCTTTCGCGCAGCTTCGCGAACTTCTCCGCGGGGTTCCGGGTCTTCAGGATCTCGACCACCTCGTCGGCCGCCTTGCGGTCGGCCGGGCGGTAGTCCTGTTGCCCGAGGTCCAGGACGTGGATGTCCTTGCCGATCTTGCGGAAGATGCCGGCACCGGCCTTCTGGCCCAGCGCACCCTTTCCGATCAGTGCCTGCAGCCAGTCCGGCGCCTGGAAATAGCGGTGCCACGGGTCGTCCGGCAGGGTGTCGGCCATGGTCCGGATCACGTGGGCCATGGTGTCGAGGCCGACCACGTCGGAGGTGCGGTAGGTCGCCGACTTCGGGCGGCCGACCAGCGGTCCCGTCAGCGCGTCCACCTCGTCGAAGCCGAGGCCGGCTTCGCGGGTGTGGTGGATCGTCGCCAGGATCGAGAACACGCCGATCCGGTTGCCGATGAAGTTCGGCGTGTCCTTGGCATACACCACGCCCTTGCCGAGCTGGGTCGTCAGGAAGGTTTCCAGGCCTTCCAGCACCGAGGCGTCGGTGGTGTTCGCCGGGATCAGTTCGGCCAGGTGCATGTAGCGCGGCGGGTTGAAGAAGTGCACGCCGCAGAAGCGGTGGCGAAGCTGCTCCGGCAGCACATCGGCCAGCGCGTTGATGCCCAGGCCCGAGGTGTTGGACGCCAGCACCGCGTGGTCGGCCACGAACGGCGCGATCTTCCGGTACAGGTCCTGCTTCCAGTCCATCCGTTCCGCGATCGCTTCGATCACCAGGTCGCACCCGCGCAGTTGCTCAAGCCCGGTGTCGTAGTTGGCCGGCGTGATCGCCGCAGCCAGTGCCTTGCTCGCGAGCGGGGCAGGGCTGAGCTTGCCGAGGTTGGCGATCGCCTTCAGCACCACGCCGTCGGCAGGACCTTCCTTGGCTGGCAGGTCGAACAGCACCGTATCGATGCCCGCGTTGGTCAGGTGGGCGGCGATCTGGGCGCCCATGACGCCGGCACCCAGCACCGCTGCGCGACGGACAAGCAGTTTCTCAGACATTGTTCCCAACTCCTTGATATGTAACGGTAGCGACGCACGGTGGAGACCGGGCGCCGGTGCGGTCAGCTGCGAAAACCTGCGGCGGCGAAGCAGATCAGCTCCGCGGCGGCGCGGCGTCGATGGGTGTCCTCGTCCACCCCGGGCGGGCGGCGGATCAGGCCGAAGTCGGCCATGGCATAGGTGAGCGCGCCGCCGAGGAAGTCCAGTCGCCAGTAGAGCTGCGCCTTGGCCAGTCCCGGCACGCACTCGGCAATCGCACGGGCGAATTCGCGCTGTACATGCCCGTAGCGCTCGGACAGGAAGCCGCGCAGCCCATCGTTCTGCTCGGCGTATGCCCGGGCGATCACCCGGATGAACGCACCACCCCCGTTGCGGCCGGCCGCCAGGGCCAACGCTGGTTCGACGAATGCGGCAAGGATCGCCTCCAGCTCGCCGGGGCGGTCGCGCCGCGCGTCTTCGAGCATCGACAGGCGATGGCCGCTCATCTCGTCCATCCGGCGGCGGAAGACCTCGTTGACGAGGTTCTCCTTGCTCCCGAAGTGGTAGTTCACCGCCGCAATATTGACGTCGGCGCGGCTGGTGACCTGGCGGAGGGAGGTCGCGCCAAACCCTTGCTGGGCGAAGAGTTCTTCCGCCGCGCCGAGGATGCGTTCCTTGGTCGAGAACTGGGTGGACATGGGCTCACATGATCAAACGCTTGTTTGGATGTTAGGTGCCAGCCTGTCCAGCGGTCAAACGCGGGGCGCCGACGCGGCAGGGCAGCTACTAATGCAGGTGCTTTTCGGCTAGAATCCGCCACAGCCAGATCGGCTAAACCCGCGCGCTGACGCGGGTTTTTCCATGAAACCCAATTTACGGTCGCCGTTCGCGCGACCCTTATCCCCGGAGATCGTCCATGGCGCTGGAGCGCACCCTGTCCATCATCAAGCCCGATGCCGTCGCCAAGAACGTCATCGGCGAGATCTACAGCCGTTTCGAGAAGGCCGGCCTCAAGGTCATCGCCTCGCGCATGACCCAGCTGTCGCGCAAGGAAGCCGAGGGCTTCTACGCCGTGCACCGCGAGCGCCCGTTCTTCAACGCGCTGGTGGAGTTCATGATCTCCGGCCCGGTGATGATCCAGGTGCTCGAGGGCGAGGGCGCGATCGCCAGGAACCGAGAGCTGATGGGCGCGACCAACCCGAAGGAAGCCGCAGCCGGCACGATCCGCGCCGACTTCGCCGACTCCATCGACGCCAACGCCGTGCACGGTTCGGATGCCGCGGAGACCGCGGCGGTCGAGATCGCCTACTTCTTCGCATCGACCGACGTCCACGCGCGTTGAGTTGCACCGCCACGGACTGCGCGGCCTCCAGCCGCATGGTCCGTGGCAACACCCCGCTTACGAATTCTGGAATCCAGTGACCGACTCCGCCACCAGGCAGAACCTCCTCGAGCTCGACCGCGAAGGGCTCGAGCTCTTCTTCGTCGAGACCCTCGGCGAGAAGCGCTTCCGTGCGCATCAGGTCATGAAGTGGATCCACCACCGGCACGTGACCACGTTCGAGGAGATGACCGACCTCGGCAAGGCGCTGCGCACCAAGCTCGAGACGCATTCCGAGATCCGCGTACCGGCGATCCAGTTCGACAAGCCGTCGGTCGATGGCACCCACAAGTGGCTGGTCGGCATGGATGGCAGCAATGCCATCGAGACGGTGTTCATTCCCGACAAGGGCCGCGGCACGCTGTGCGTCTCCTCGCAGGTGGGCTGCGCGCTGAACTGCCAGTTCTGTTCCACGGCCACCCAGGGCTTCAATCGCAACCTGTCGACGGCGGAGATCATCGGCCAGGTGTGGATCGCGGCGCGCCATCTCGGCAACGTGCCGCACAGGCAGCGCAAGCTCACCAACGTCGTGATGATGGGGATGGGCGAGCCGCTGATGAATTTCGACAACGTCGTACGCGCGATGAGCGTGATGCGCGACGACCTCGGCTATGGCCTGGCCAACAAGCGGGTGACGCTGTCCACCGCCGGCCTGGTGCCGATGATCGACCGGCTCGGCGAGGTGAGCGACGTCTCGCTCGCGGTGTCCTTGCACGCGCCCAACGACGAACTGCGCACCCGGCTGGTTCCGCTCAACAAGAAATATCCGATCGCCGAACTGATGGATGCCTGCGTGCGCTACGCGCTGCGCAGGAAGGGTGAGTCGGTCACCTTCGAATACACGCTGATGAAGGGCGTCAACGACCAGCCCGAGCACGCGCGCGAACTGGTGGCGCTGCTGCGCGCGTTCGATCGCGCGGTGCAGATGAAGGACGCGGCGAAGATCAACCTGATCCCGTTCAATCCGTTCCCGGGCACGCGTTACGCGCGGCCGGACGACGAGGTGATCCGCGCGTTCCAGAAGCAGCTCAACAACGCCGGCATGATCGCGCCGGTGCGCCGCACCCGTGGCGACGACATCGATGCCGCGTGTGGCCAGCTCAAGGGCCAGGTCGCGGACCGCACCCGCCGCCAGGCCGAATTCAGGAAGCAGCTGGAAGCACAGGGAAATGCCGATGCGGCCGCCTGAGGCAGTCGTACGCATTTTCTTCCTTGCGGCCGCGGTCGCGCTTGTCGCCACCGGTTGCTCCCGCCTCACCTTCATCAAGGCCGATGCCAGCCGCGGCAAGACCCACCAGGTGGCACCCGACTACAGCTTCCGCACCACCGCCGACGACCGCCGTCGCACCGAGGCCGCCGCGCACGTGGGTCGCGCCGACCGCGCGCTGGTTGCAGGGGAGTTCGACGCCGCCGTGGGTCATGCGCGCGACGCCCTGCGGGTGGATCCGAAGTCCGCCGATGCGCTGACGCTGCTGGCGCTTGTGGAGTCTCGCAGGGGACAGGCCGGCGCCGCGGGGGAGTACTACCGCCGCGCCGCGGACGCGGCGCCCGACAACGGGCTGGTGCTCAACAACTACGGCGCGTGGCTGTGCGGGAACGCACGGGCCGCCGAGGCGATGGTGTATTTCGACCGCGCGATCGCGGACCCGCGTTATGGCCGGGTGGCCGACGCGCTGGCCAACTCCGGCGCCTGCGCGGAGGCCGGCGGGCAACCGGGCAGGGTGGAGCGCGACCTGCGGGTCGCCCTGGATCTGGACCCGGCCAACAGCGTGGCATTGTCAGCAATGGCCGAATACCAGTACCGTAGTGGCCGTTTTCTCGAAGCACGGGCGTTTTCCGAGCGCCGCCTCGCGGCAGCGCCTCCAACACCCGGTGCGCTTCTACTTGCGTCACAGATTGAAACAAGCCTCGGCGACATGGCCGCCGCCGAACGCTATCGTCAGCGCCTGGAAACGGAATTTCCGCGCGCGCTGTCCGAATCATCCGGGGAAAGCAGTCAGCTATGACATCTGCAGCGAATCCAGGCCACTCTGATGGCCACGGGGACCGCCTGCGGGACGCCCGCCAACGTGCCGGCCTGAGCGTGGCCGACGTCGCGTCAAGGATGCGTGTACCCGCACGGGTGGTGGAATCGCTCGAATCGTCCGACTGGAGCAGGCTGGGGGCGCCTGTCTTCATTCGTGGCCAGATCCGCAGCTATGCGCGCGTGCTCGGGGTGCCGGCCGACAGCCTGCTGCCGCCGGAGGCGCAGCAGCCGCTGGAGCCCTCGCGGCTGCAACCGCGCACCTATACCTCCCCGCTGCAGCGCTATGTCGAGCAGGCGGCGCGCAAGGTGGTGTACGTGGTGATCACCGCCGCGATCGCGGTGCCGGTGTGGATGGTCACCCGCCAGCACGTCGACAGCGGTGGCCAGGCCGTGATCGCGCTGGACGTCGATCCGTCGAGCATGGGCGACGGCACCGGTACGCCGTCGCCGGCGGCCACCGCACGCACGCCGCAGCGCCCACTGGTGGCGTCGATGGCACCTCCGGTGCAGCGCGGCGCGCCGGCCCTGCCGGCCACGCCGCAGTCGCTCTCGCTGGAGTTCCGCGGCGACAGCTGGGTGCAGGTGATCGGCCCGGATGGCCGCGAAATCGAGCAGGCGCTGTTGCGCGCCGGTGATTCCCGCAGTTACGAGCCCGGCCAGGTCGGCCGCGTGGTGCTCGGCAACGCGGGTGGCGTCGAGGTCCGCCGCAACGGCGAGATCCAGGATCTCGACGGATTCAAGCGGGCGAACGTGGCCCGCTTTGAGGTATCCTCCGACGGCTCGCTCACGCCGGTCACGGAGTGATCCGCACGCCCGCGGGGCGTATCCCACCGGCCCGCGTGCACATGCGGGCCCCATAGAAGAACAACAGGTCGCACGTCCCGCGTGCGGCGAGAGACAGCATGGCGATCGACGATCTTCCGGACGAACACGAACAGGGTGAACGCGTCCGTACCTGGCTGCGCGAAAACGGCTTCGGCATCCTCGCAGGCATCGTGGTGGCATTCGCGCTGGTGGGCGGCTGGCGCTGGTGGCAGGGCAACCAGCACGCCAAGCGCGTGGACGCCGGCATGACCTACCAGCGCATGGTCGCCGATCTGGCGGGTGGCGATCTCGCCGACGCCCAGCGCCAGGTCGCGGCATTGCAGGGCGGCAGTTACGGCGTGCTCGCCGCGCTGGACCTCGCACGTGCGCAGGTGGAGGCCGGGCAGCACGAGGCGGCCATCCAGACGCTGCAGGGCGCGGATGCGAACGACCCCGCACTCGAACCCATCCGCCGCCAGCGACTCGGCCTGTTGCTGATCGACGCCGGGCGCGCCGAAGAGGCTGTTGCCCTGCTGCGCGATGCAAGCGATGCCACCGGGCTGGAAACACTGGGCGATGCCCACGCCGCGCTCGACCAGGACGCCGAGGCCCGCACGGCGTATACGCGCGCCCTCGCGCAGACCGACGTCGCCTCTCCCGGCCGCGGCCTGATCGAAATCAAGCTCGCTGCCGCAGGCGGCGAACCGACCCCCGACGAGGCCTCTTGATGAAGTCTGCCAAGCGTTCTGCCGCGTTGCGTGGCGCGATCCTCCTTCTGGGCGCCGTTGCGCTGAGCGGCTGCGGCACCGTCCGCGGCTGGTTCAGCGACGACGACGACAAGCCCAACACCACCGATCCGGCGCCGCTGGTCGAGTTCACCGCCACTGCCACGCCCACCCGGATCTGGACCGCGAACGCGGGCAAGGGCGAGGGCCGCATCGGCGTGCGCCAGGCGCCCACAGTCGGCGATGGCCGCGTGTACGCCGCGGCCGTGCGCGGTGGCGTGCGCGCGATCGACCTGCAGAGCGGGTCGCAGGTGTGGCATTACCCGTCCGACATGCGGCTGTCCGGCGGCCCCGGACATGGCGAAGGCCTGGTCGTGGTGGGCGGGCTGGATGGCGAAGTCATCGCGCTGGACGCGGCCACCGGTGCCGAGCGCTGGCAGGCCCAGGTCGGCAACGAGGTGCTGGCCGCACCGGTGATCGGGCAGGGCACGGTGATCGTGCGCTCCAACGATGGCCGGGTGACCGCGTTCGACGCCGCCACCGGCGCGCGGCGCTGGTTCTGGGTGCGCGAGCTGCCGACGCTGACCGTGCGCGGCCACGGCTCCGCGCTGCTGGGCCCGGGTGTGGTGTTCGTCGGCAACGATGACGGCACCATGGTCGCACTGAGCATCGCCGACGGCCGGGTGCTGTGGGAGCAGCTGGTCGGCCCGCCCGACGGGCGCACGGAGCTCGAGCGCATGGCCGACATCGACGGCACGCCGGTGCTCGACGGCACCGCGGTCTTCGCCACCAGCTACAAGCGCACCACCATGGCCATCGACGGTCCGACCGGTCGCCCGCTGTGGGTGAGCGATCGCGGCGGCTCCGGCCGCGTCGGCCTGGCGCCGAACCTGCTGGCGGTGTCCGACCCGGCCGGTACGGTGTGGGGTCTCGACAAGCGCAGCGGATCGGCGATGTGGCAGCAGGACGGGCTCGCCCGTCGTGACCTCGGCTCCGCGGTGGTCCATGGCGACTACGTCGTGGTCGGCGATTACGACGGTTACCTGCACTGGCTGCAGCTCGACAGCGGGCAGTTCGCCGCCCGCGCCCGGGCCGGCCGTGATGCCCTGCGTGGCACACCGGTGGTGGCCGACGGGATCCTCGTGGTCCAGAACGTCGACGGCGACCTGAGCGCCTGGCGCATCGGGCAGTAACCCCGCCTCGCGCCCCTCCGGATCCTGCGCGCGAGCGTCAGGATCCCTAAGATGGTCATCGGCCGCATCGCTGCGGCCGATGCCGTTTCCATCTCCCGTCTTTTTCGCGGATTGCCCACATGCTGCCTCTCGTCGCCCTGGTCGGGCGCCCCAACGTCGGCAAGTCGACGCTGTTCAACGCGCTCACGCGGACCCGCGATGCGCTCGTGCACGACGAGCCGGGGGTCACCCGCGACCGCAACTACGGCATCTGCCGGCTGATGCCGGAGCGTCCGTTCGTGCTGGTCGACACCGGCGGTATCGGTGGCGAGGAGGAAGGCCTTGCCGGCGCCACCGCGCGGCAGTCACGTGCCGCGGCCGAGGAAGCCGACCTGGTGCTGTTCGTGGTCGATGGCCGCGAAGGCCCGTCGTCGCTCGACGACGAACTGATGCAGTGGCTGCGCCGGCATTCGCGGCCGACCCTGCTGGTGGTCAACAAGACCGACGGCATCGATGCGCGCCAGGCCATCGCCGAGTTCTCGCGCTACGGCTTCGAAGACGCCACCGCGGTGTCGTCCGCGCACCGGCTCGGCCTGGACGACCTGCTCGACGACGTGCTCGAGCGCTTGCCGGAGGAGGGTAGCGGCGAGGTCCTGGACCAGGATCCGGAGCGCGTGCGCATCGCCTTCATCGGCCGTCCGAACGTCGGCAAGTCGACCCTGGTCAACCGCCTGCTGGGCGAGGAGCGGATGATCGCTTCCGACGTGCCCGGCACCACCCGCGACTCGATCGCCGTGGACATGGAACGCGACGGCCGCCTGTACCGGCTGATCGATACCGCCGGCATCCGCCGCAAGGGCCGGGTCGAGGAGGCGGTCGAGAAGTTCTCGGTGATCAAGACGCTGCAGGCGATCGAGGAATGCCAGGTCGCGGTGGTGATGCTCGACGCCAACGAAGGTGTCACCGACCAGGACGCCACCGTGCTGGGTGCGGTGCTCGATGCCGGCCGTGCGCTGGTGGTCGCCGTCAACAAATGGGACGGCCTGACCAGCTACCAGCGCGAGCAGGTGGAAGCGCTGCTGTCGCGCAAGCTGACCTTCGCGCCCTGGGCCGAAAACGTGCGCATCAGCGCGGTACACGGCTCCGGGTTGCGTGAACTGTTCAAGGCGATCCACCGCGCGCACCTGTCGGCCACGCGCGAACTCGGCACCTCCGAGGTCACCAAGGCGCTGGAGGCGGCCTATACCGCGAACCCGCCCCCCACCGTGCGTGGCCACGTGCCGAAGCTGCGCTTCGCGCACCCCGGCGGCACCAATCCGCCGACCGTGGTGATCCACGGCAGCCGCCTGAAAACACTGCCGCAGAGCTACCACCGTTACCTGGAAAACTTCTTCCGCAAGCGCTTCAAGCTGGTGGGTACGCCGGTGCGGTTCGTGTTCAAGGAAGGCGACAACCCCTACAAGGACCGCAAGAACGAACTGAGCGATCGCCAGGTCGCCCAGCGCCGGCGCCTGATGCGCCACGTCAAGCGGAAGTGACCGCGGCACGATGATGTCCGCGCGCGACGAGTTCCCGACCCGCGTGGCGTACGGCGAGGCCTGCCGGCTGATCGACGCGGTCGCGGCGACGTATCGCCTGCCCGTCGGGCGGCTGCCGCTGGCGCGCGCGCATGGTCACGTCGTCGCCGAAGACGTGCATGCGGTGCTGCCGCAGCCGCCATTCGACAACGCGGCGATGGACGGCTTCGCCTACCGGCGTGCGGACATCGCTCTCGCGGCCGATACGGGCCTGCTGCTGGTCGGCGACCGGTTCGCCGGGCCGGTGTCGCAGCTGGCGGTGGCGCCGGGCGAGTGCGTGCGCATCACCACCGGCGCTCCGCTGCCGCCCGGCGCCGACAGCGTGGTGATGAAGGAGGACGTGTCGCTGGTGGACGGCCACGTGCGGATTCCACGCGGCGAAACCGCGGGTCGCTACGTCCGCCGCGCCGGGGAGGACTGCAGCGTCGGTGACCTGCTGGTGGCCCAGGGTGACGTGCTGACCGCCACGCGCCTGACCCTGTGCGCCGCCCAGGGCATGACCGGCGTCGCGGTGCGCCGGCGCCCGACGGTTGCCGTCTTCACCACCGGTGACGAACTGACCGAGCCGGGCATGCCGCTCGAGCCGGGGATGATCTACAACGCCAATCGCGTGCAGCTGATGGCGCTGCTGCGCGAAGCCGGTCTCGAGCCGACCGCGTGGCCGACGCTGCCGGACGATCCCGGCCAGACGTACTCGGCGCTGTTGCATGCAGGCCACGCCTTCGATCTGGTGCTGACCTGCGGCGGCGTATCCGCCGGCGAGAAGGACCACCTGCCGCGCCTGCTGCGCGAGCGGGCGCGCATCGTGTTCTGGAAAGCGCGCCTGAAACCCGGCATGCCGGTGCTGCTGGCGGAAGGCGGGTCGCTCGGCAACGCGCTCTTCCTGTGCCTGCCGGGCAATCCGGTTTCGGTGCTGGCCACCTGGCTCATGCTGGGGCGTCGGCTTACCGACGGCCTGCAGGGCCGGGTGGCGCGCCCGCTGCGCAGTGCGCGGCTGTCGCGCGACTGGGACAAGCAGCACGAGCGCCTGGAGTTCCTGCGCGGCCGCCTGCGCGATGACGGCGACGGCCTGCTCCATGTCGAGCCGAACCCGGCCGATGCCTCGCACCGGATGCGCGCGGCGGCGGATTCCGACGCGCTGATCGTGCTCGACGAGGGCGCCCGGCACTACCCGGCGGGCACGCCGGTCGGCGTCATCGCGTATTGAGCCGCGGCGGGTCCGCCCGGCAGGGGCCCGTGTCGCTTACCGGTGGTTGCGGCGGCGCGGGCGATAATCGGGCAATGAGCATCGAGGAAATCACTCCGCGCGAGGCGCTGCGCCGCCAGCGCGCCGGCGCGCGGCTTGTCGACGTGCGTGAACAGCACGAGCGCGAGCTGGGAATGGCGGATGGCGCCACCGGCATCGCCCTGGGCGAGCTGGCTGCGCGCATCGCCGGGGCAGCACCGGACGCCGGTGACGAACTGCTGCTGATCTGCCAGTCCGGTGCGCGCTCGCTGCAGGGTGCGCAACGGCTGCAGGCGCTGGGTTACCGCCGGATTGCGTCGGTCGCCGGGGGCACCAGCCGCTGGCAGGCCGAAGGGCTGCCGATGGCGGCGCCGGCCGCGCATGTCGACCCCGATTTCCACGAGCGCTATGCGCGCCACCTGCGCCTGCCCGAGGTGGGCGTGGAGGGGCAGCGACGGCTCGAACGCGCGCACGTGATGATGGTCGGCGCCGGCGGCCTGGGCTCGCCGGCGGCGTACTACCTGATCGCCGCCGGTGTGGGCCGGCTGCGTATCGTCGACGACGACGTGGTGGACCGCAGCAACCTGCAGCGGCAGATCCTGCATACCGACGCGCGCATCGGCCATGCCAAGGTCGCATCGGCCGCGGCCGCCCTGTCGGCGCTCAACCCGCGCGCACGCATCGAACCGGTGGCCGAGCGCGTCACCAGCACCAATGTCGAAGCGCTTCTCGAAGGTGTCGACGTGGTGATCGACGGTGCCGACAACTTCCCGGTGCGCTATCTGGTCAACGATGCCTGCGTGAAACTCGGCAAGCCGCTGGTCTACGGCGCGGTGCACCGCTTCGAAGGCCAGACCAGCGTGTTCGACACCGGCGGCCGCCGCGGCGAGGCACCGTGCTATCGCTGCCTGTTCCCGGAGCCGCCGCCGCCCGAAGCCGCGCCCAACTGTTCCGAGGCCGGCGTGCTGGGGGTGCTGCCCGGCGTGATCGGCCTGCTGCAGGCAACCGAGACGCT from Luteimonas sp. YGD11-2 includes the following:
- a CDS encoding 3-hydroxyacyl-CoA dehydrogenase/enoyl-CoA hydratase family protein, with product MSEKLLVRRAAVLGAGVMGAQIAAHLTNAGIDTVLFDLPAKEGPADGVVLKAIANLGKLSPAPLASKALAAAITPANYDTGLEQLRGCDLVIEAIAERMDWKQDLYRKIAPFVADHAVLASNTSGLGINALADVLPEQLRHRFCGVHFFNPPRYMHLAELIPANTTDASVLEGLETFLTTQLGKGVVYAKDTPNFIGNRIGVFSILATIHHTREAGLGFDEVDALTGPLVGRPKSATYRTSDVVGLDTMAHVIRTMADTLPDDPWHRYFQAPDWLQALIGKGALGQKAGAGIFRKIGKDIHVLDLGQQDYRPADRKAADEVVEILKTRNPAEKFAKLRESQHPQARFLWAVFRDLFHYSAYHLADIAETARDVDLAIRWGYGWSLGPFETWQAAGWTQVAQWIADDIAAGRAMSDAPLPAWVLDGREGVHSAEGSYSPGRDAVVPRSTLAVYGRQRFPDPVLGESFDQGTTVFENDGVRMWHDGDGIAVVSFKTKMHTVSDQVLDGLQEAVAIAERDFQGLVIWQPKEPFSAGADLAGALGLLQAGKVDAFEAMVANFQATSQRIKYALVPVVAAVRGLALGGGCEFQMHSARTVAHLESYIGLVEAGVGLLPAGGGLKELAVRASQAAGPGGDVFAELKKTFETVAMAKVSTSALEAKELGLLRANDRIVFHAHELLHVAKAEARALAEGGYRPPMPARRIQAAGDVGISTFRMLLVNMLEGRFISPYDDEIATRIATVLSGGDIDRGALVDEEWLLRLERTHFVELAQQEKTQARIGHMLKTGKPLRN
- a CDS encoding TetR family transcriptional regulator, yielding MSTQFSTKERILGAAEELFAQQGFGATSLRQVTSRADVNIAAVNYHFGSKENLVNEVFRRRMDEMSGHRLSMLEDARRDRPGELEAILAAFVEPALALAAGRNGGGAFIRVIARAYAEQNDGLRGFLSERYGHVQREFARAIAECVPGLAKAQLYWRLDFLGGALTYAMADFGLIRRPPGVDEDTHRRRAAAELICFAAAGFRS
- the ndk gene encoding nucleoside-diphosphate kinase, which produces MALERTLSIIKPDAVAKNVIGEIYSRFEKAGLKVIASRMTQLSRKEAEGFYAVHRERPFFNALVEFMISGPVMIQVLEGEGAIARNRELMGATNPKEAAAGTIRADFADSIDANAVHGSDAAETAAVEIAYFFASTDVHAR
- the rlmN gene encoding 23S rRNA (adenine(2503)-C(2))-methyltransferase RlmN, encoding MTDSATRQNLLELDREGLELFFVETLGEKRFRAHQVMKWIHHRHVTTFEEMTDLGKALRTKLETHSEIRVPAIQFDKPSVDGTHKWLVGMDGSNAIETVFIPDKGRGTLCVSSQVGCALNCQFCSTATQGFNRNLSTAEIIGQVWIAARHLGNVPHRQRKLTNVVMMGMGEPLMNFDNVVRAMSVMRDDLGYGLANKRVTLSTAGLVPMIDRLGEVSDVSLAVSLHAPNDELRTRLVPLNKKYPIAELMDACVRYALRRKGESVTFEYTLMKGVNDQPEHARELVALLRAFDRAVQMKDAAKINLIPFNPFPGTRYARPDDEVIRAFQKQLNNAGMIAPVRRTRGDDIDAACGQLKGQVADRTRRQAEFRKQLEAQGNADAAA
- the pilW gene encoding type IV pilus biogenesis/stability protein PilW — its product is MRPPEAVVRIFFLAAAVALVATGCSRLTFIKADASRGKTHQVAPDYSFRTTADDRRRTEAAAHVGRADRALVAGEFDAAVGHARDALRVDPKSADALTLLALVESRRGQAGAAGEYYRRAADAAPDNGLVLNNYGAWLCGNARAAEAMVYFDRAIADPRYGRVADALANSGACAEAGGQPGRVERDLRVALDLDPANSVALSAMAEYQYRSGRFLEARAFSERRLAAAPPTPGALLLASQIETSLGDMAAAERYRQRLETEFPRALSESSGESSQL
- a CDS encoding helix-turn-helix domain-containing protein → MTSAANPGHSDGHGDRLRDARQRAGLSVADVASRMRVPARVVESLESSDWSRLGAPVFIRGQIRSYARVLGVPADSLLPPEAQQPLEPSRLQPRTYTSPLQRYVEQAARKVVYVVITAAIAVPVWMVTRQHVDSGGQAVIALDVDPSSMGDGTGTPSPAATARTPQRPLVASMAPPVQRGAPALPATPQSLSLEFRGDSWVQVIGPDGREIEQALLRAGDSRSYEPGQVGRVVLGNAGGVEVRRNGEIQDLDGFKRANVARFEVSSDGSLTPVTE
- a CDS encoding tetratricopeptide repeat protein → MAIDDLPDEHEQGERVRTWLRENGFGILAGIVVAFALVGGWRWWQGNQHAKRVDAGMTYQRMVADLAGGDLADAQRQVAALQGGSYGVLAALDLARAQVEAGQHEAAIQTLQGADANDPALEPIRRQRLGLLLIDAGRAEEAVALLRDASDATGLETLGDAHAALDQDAEARTAYTRALAQTDVASPGRGLIEIKLAAAGGEPTPDEAS
- the bamB gene encoding outer membrane protein assembly factor BamB — encoded protein: MKSAKRSAALRGAILLLGAVALSGCGTVRGWFSDDDDKPNTTDPAPLVEFTATATPTRIWTANAGKGEGRIGVRQAPTVGDGRVYAAAVRGGVRAIDLQSGSQVWHYPSDMRLSGGPGHGEGLVVVGGLDGEVIALDAATGAERWQAQVGNEVLAAPVIGQGTVIVRSNDGRVTAFDAATGARRWFWVRELPTLTVRGHGSALLGPGVVFVGNDDGTMVALSIADGRVLWEQLVGPPDGRTELERMADIDGTPVLDGTAVFATSYKRTTMAIDGPTGRPLWVSDRGGSGRVGLAPNLLAVSDPAGTVWGLDKRSGSAMWQQDGLARRDLGSAVVHGDYVVVGDYDGYLHWLQLDSGQFAARARAGRDALRGTPVVADGILVVQNVDGDLSAWRIGQ
- the der gene encoding ribosome biogenesis GTPase Der; protein product: MLPLVALVGRPNVGKSTLFNALTRTRDALVHDEPGVTRDRNYGICRLMPERPFVLVDTGGIGGEEEGLAGATARQSRAAAEEADLVLFVVDGREGPSSLDDELMQWLRRHSRPTLLVVNKTDGIDARQAIAEFSRYGFEDATAVSSAHRLGLDDLLDDVLERLPEEGSGEVLDQDPERVRIAFIGRPNVGKSTLVNRLLGEERMIASDVPGTTRDSIAVDMERDGRLYRLIDTAGIRRKGRVEEAVEKFSVIKTLQAIEECQVAVVMLDANEGVTDQDATVLGAVLDAGRALVVAVNKWDGLTSYQREQVEALLSRKLTFAPWAENVRISAVHGSGLRELFKAIHRAHLSATRELGTSEVTKALEAAYTANPPPTVRGHVPKLRFAHPGGTNPPTVVIHGSRLKTLPQSYHRYLENFFRKRFKLVGTPVRFVFKEGDNPYKDRKNELSDRQVAQRRRLMRHVKRK
- the glp gene encoding gephyrin-like molybdotransferase Glp, translating into MSARDEFPTRVAYGEACRLIDAVAATYRLPVGRLPLARAHGHVVAEDVHAVLPQPPFDNAAMDGFAYRRADIALAADTGLLLVGDRFAGPVSQLAVAPGECVRITTGAPLPPGADSVVMKEDVSLVDGHVRIPRGETAGRYVRRAGEDCSVGDLLVAQGDVLTATRLTLCAAQGMTGVAVRRRPTVAVFTTGDELTEPGMPLEPGMIYNANRVQLMALLREAGLEPTAWPTLPDDPGQTYSALLHAGHAFDLVLTCGGVSAGEKDHLPRLLRERARIVFWKARLKPGMPVLLAEGGSLGNALFLCLPGNPVSVLATWLMLGRRLTDGLQGRVARPLRSARLSRDWDKQHERLEFLRGRLRDDGDGLLHVEPNPADASHRMRAAADSDALIVLDEGARHYPAGTPVGVIAY